The Selenihalanaerobacter shriftii genome includes a window with the following:
- a CDS encoding tripartite tricarboxylate transporter permease: MLEILVQGIQEVFHLSILIKMFIGVAAGITAGAIPGFTITMAIVLTLPFTFGMSPIQGVTTMVGVFIGGLSGGLITAGLLGIPGTPSAVATTFDAFPMVKKGEPGRALGIGIWSSFFGSLISMILLITIAPQVANLAMKIGPWEYFSLVVFGLTIIASVTGDSIVKGLIAGCFGLLIATVGVDPMSGVPRFIFGIENLGAGIPFLTVLIGVFAVSRLLTELEVNEEDEEQTTGIGIDSNIKFAPLESAKEVLSQPVNLIRSSIIGAFIGAIPGAGASISNILAYDQAKKASKHPEKFGTGIADGVIASESGNNSTAGGGLIPMIALGIPGSAVSAVMLAALMVHGINPGPMLIKNNPDVVGSIFVSFFVATVFMLIIQFVGARLFLKITKIPKYLLVPTILSLCVIGAYVLNNRFSDLYILFVMGIIGYILKKYNFALAPVILGVILGPIAETNLRRALMTSPDWSLFFTRPISVGFLILGVLSIIYAIWQNNKSKQVAEKVSA, from the coding sequence ATGTTGGAAATATTAGTTCAAGGAATTCAAGAAGTATTTCATTTAAGTATATTAATTAAGATGTTCATAGGTGTTGCTGCTGGGATTACAGCTGGAGCAATACCAGGTTTTACAATTACTATGGCTATAGTATTGACTTTGCCTTTTACATTCGGGATGAGTCCTATTCAAGGTGTCACTACTATGGTTGGTGTATTCATTGGAGGATTATCAGGTGGATTGATTACTGCAGGTTTACTAGGAATCCCAGGGACTCCTTCTGCAGTGGCAACAACCTTTGATGCATTTCCAATGGTGAAGAAAGGAGAACCTGGAAGAGCTTTAGGAATCGGGATTTGGTCTTCATTCTTTGGTTCTCTAATAAGTATGATCTTGTTGATTACGATTGCACCTCAAGTAGCTAATTTAGCTATGAAGATAGGGCCATGGGAGTACTTCTCTTTAGTAGTCTTTGGTCTAACTATTATTGCTAGTGTTACAGGTGACTCCATTGTAAAAGGTCTCATAGCAGGTTGTTTTGGGTTATTGATTGCAACTGTTGGTGTAGACCCGATGAGTGGGGTGCCTAGATTTATCTTTGGCATTGAGAATCTTGGGGCTGGTATACCATTCTTAACAGTTCTAATAGGTGTTTTTGCTGTTTCTCGTTTATTGACGGAATTAGAGGTGAATGAAGAAGATGAGGAGCAGACAACAGGAATTGGTATAGATAGTAATATTAAATTTGCACCTTTAGAATCAGCTAAAGAAGTATTATCTCAGCCAGTAAATTTAATTCGTTCTTCAATAATTGGAGCTTTTATTGGTGCAATACCAGGAGCAGGTGCAAGTATTTCTAATATTTTAGCTTATGATCAAGCTAAAAAAGCTTCAAAACATCCTGAAAAATTTGGAACAGGTATTGCAGATGGGGTTATTGCCTCAGAATCTGGTAATAATTCTACTGCTGGCGGTGGTTTAATTCCTATGATTGCATTAGGTATTCCAGGTAGTGCTGTTAGTGCAGTAATGTTAGCAGCTTTGATGGTTCATGGTATTAATCCTGGTCCAATGTTAATTAAAAATAACCCTGATGTAGTAGGTAGTATTTTTGTCAGCTTCTTTGTGGCAACAGTATTTATGTTAATAATACAGTTTGTTGGAGCTAGATTATTCTTAAAGATTACTAAGATACCTAAGTATTTATTAGTACCAACAATACTTTCTTTATGTGTTATTGGTGCATATGTTTTAAATAATAGATTCTCTGATCTTTATATCCTTTTTGTTATGGGGATTATTGGCTATATACTTAAAAAGTATAACTTTGCTTTAGCACCGGTTATTTTAGGAGTTATTTTGGGTCCTATTGCCGAAACTAATTTAAGACGAGCTTTAATGACTAGTCCAGATTGGAGCTTGTTCTTTACTAGACCTATTTCAGTAGGATTCTTAATTTTAGGAGTACTATCTATAATCTATGCTATATGGCAGAATAATAAAAGTAAGCAAGTAGCAGAGAAGGTAAGTGCATAA